Proteins from a single region of Amycolatopsis sp. CA-230715:
- a CDS encoding zinc-binding dehydrogenase produces MFAVYAKEPNAENPLDSLVVGERPEPEVPDGWVKVNVKAASLNMHDLWTLRGVGIKPERFPMILGCDGAGTLDDGTEVVLHAVINEPGWQGDDTLDPKRSLLTEVYQGTFADQVVVPARNAIPKPAGLSFTEASIMGTAWLTAYRMLFVKAAVQPGQTILVQGASGGVATALVQLGRAAGVRVWVTGRSEEKRALAEGLGAHQAFESGARLPERVDAVFETVGKATWSHSVKSLKPGGIIVVSGATSGPDANAELQRVFFLQLRIAGSTMGTRDELERLLSYVDLAGIKPQIGSVLPFEEAEKGFQDMRNGDTAGKIVFSR; encoded by the coding sequence ATGTTCGCCGTCTACGCCAAAGAACCGAACGCGGAAAACCCCCTCGACTCGCTCGTCGTGGGCGAGCGGCCGGAACCCGAGGTCCCCGACGGCTGGGTGAAGGTGAACGTCAAGGCGGCCAGCCTCAACATGCACGACCTGTGGACCCTGCGCGGCGTCGGCATCAAGCCGGAGCGCTTCCCGATGATCCTCGGCTGCGACGGCGCGGGCACGCTCGACGACGGCACCGAAGTGGTGCTGCACGCGGTCATCAACGAGCCCGGCTGGCAGGGCGACGACACCCTCGACCCGAAGCGCTCGCTGCTCACCGAGGTCTACCAGGGCACGTTCGCCGACCAGGTGGTGGTGCCCGCCCGCAACGCGATCCCGAAACCCGCCGGCCTGTCGTTCACCGAGGCGTCCATCATGGGCACCGCGTGGCTGACCGCCTACCGGATGCTGTTCGTCAAGGCGGCCGTCCAGCCCGGCCAGACGATCCTCGTGCAGGGCGCCTCCGGCGGTGTCGCGACCGCGCTCGTGCAGCTCGGCAGGGCCGCGGGCGTCCGGGTGTGGGTCACCGGGCGGTCCGAGGAAAAGCGCGCGCTCGCCGAAGGCCTCGGCGCGCACCAGGCGTTCGAATCGGGCGCGCGCCTGCCCGAGCGCGTCGACGCCGTGTTCGAGACCGTCGGCAAGGCGACCTGGTCGCATTCGGTGAAGTCGCTCAAGCCGGGCGGGATCATCGTCGTCTCCGGCGCCACGAGCGGCCCGGACGCGAACGCCGAGCTGCAGCGCGTGTTCTTCCTGCAGCTGCGGATCGCCGGCTCGACCATGGGCACGCGCGACGAGCTGGAGCGCCTGCTGTCCTACGTCGACCTGGCGGGCATCAAGCCGCAGATCGGGTCCGTGCTTCCCTTCGAGGAAGCCGAAAAGGGCTTCCAGGACATGCGAAACGGCGACACGGCAGGAAAGATTGTCTTCTCGCGCTGA
- a CDS encoding alpha/beta hydrolase: MTAVQREVSPSASPDEAGPEIRVGHRRFAGVRTRVLEVGPTTPEPVRRRGKRAAKPGRLVLLHGYCDSADTWRPVLSELAAAGVPAIAVDLPGFGEADALRAGPMLPQLDAFAAAVLREQAVQGPVVLAGNSLGGTTGLRAAQNPRLPLAGVVSIAAPGFADSWLVRTVAKYPLPLRLYSALPLPVPGFLVRAVAEQVVPRLLYADRAVADAEQVRRFTELFPDYRATTTRLEQARQLVEELATAYQLDAVKSPLLVVACGKDKLVSAASGRRLHALVPHSRLLVRDDWGHCPQLDNPAEISELLAYFTAGVSRPEPRDVRERTTVDGRSVAG; encoded by the coding sequence ATGACCGCGGTGCAGCGGGAGGTTTCGCCCTCGGCGAGCCCCGACGAAGCCGGCCCGGAAATCCGGGTCGGCCATCGGCGTTTCGCCGGTGTGCGCACCCGCGTGCTCGAAGTCGGCCCCACCACCCCGGAACCGGTGCGGCGCCGCGGAAAGCGCGCCGCCAAACCGGGCAGGCTCGTCCTGCTGCACGGGTACTGCGACAGCGCGGACACCTGGCGCCCGGTGCTCTCCGAACTCGCCGCCGCCGGGGTGCCCGCGATCGCCGTCGACCTCCCCGGTTTCGGCGAGGCGGACGCACTGCGGGCGGGCCCGATGCTCCCGCAGCTCGACGCGTTCGCCGCGGCCGTGCTGAGGGAACAGGCGGTACAGGGGCCGGTCGTGCTCGCGGGCAACTCGCTCGGCGGCACCACCGGGCTGCGCGCCGCGCAGAACCCGCGGCTCCCGCTCGCGGGCGTCGTTTCGATCGCGGCGCCCGGTTTCGCGGACTCCTGGCTCGTGAGAACGGTCGCCAAGTACCCGCTGCCACTGCGCCTGTACTCCGCGCTTCCCTTGCCGGTGCCCGGTTTCCTTGTGCGCGCGGTCGCCGAGCAGGTGGTGCCGCGGCTGCTCTACGCCGACCGCGCGGTCGCCGACGCCGAACAGGTCCGCCGGTTCACCGAGCTCTTCCCGGACTACCGCGCCACCACCACCAGGCTCGAACAGGCGCGCCAGCTCGTCGAAGAACTCGCCACCGCCTACCAGCTCGACGCCGTCAAGTCGCCGCTGCTGGTGGTCGCCTGCGGCAAGGACAAACTGGTGAGCGCCGCGTCGGGGCGCCGGCTGCACGCGCTGGTGCCGCACAGCAGGCTGCTGGTGCGCGACGACTGGGGCCACTGCCCGCAGCTCGACAACCCGGCCGAGATCAGCGAGCTGCTCGCCTACTTCACCGCGGGCGTCAGCAGGCCGGAGCCGCGAGATGTGCGCGAAAGGACCACAGTGGACGGCCGTTCGGTCGCGGGTTGA
- a CDS encoding amino acid permease, translating to MSAPPVGTGPFRRKPIEQIEQIEDAGGAGGLQRTLGLRQLTAIGVGGIIGAGIFSLAGAVANKTAGPAVLISFLIAGIASAAAAFSYAEFAGLIPRAGSAYTYGYAVLGEIVGWFIGWDLLLEYTAIVAVVAIGISGYFNDLLGFLDIKLPLWMSGAPGTEPTGVESGSYKVNLFAMLLCLLIAFILNQGMKNAARFETVLVYLKVAIVLLVVVVGAFHINSGNYSNFFPFGISGAFTGAATVFFAVFGYDAMSTAAEESKDSQKHMPKAILYSLAISMVLYVLACLVLTGMVNYTEIDSESAFSSAFRSVGLGWLGLIIAVGAILGILTVLFTFMMGATRVGYSMSRDGLLPKWFSGTHPVRKVPSRMTWVLGIASAVIAGVLPIAEAAELTNIGILLAFVVVCVAVIVLRYRRPDLPRTFRCPGMPVVPAIGVVFSIWLITFLEPATWLRFAIWFAIGMVVYFAYGKRNSLLAKQNPAEEG from the coding sequence ATGTCCGCTCCCCCGGTCGGAACCGGCCCGTTCCGGCGCAAGCCCATCGAACAGATCGAGCAGATCGAAGACGCCGGCGGCGCCGGTGGCCTGCAGCGCACCCTCGGCCTGCGCCAGCTGACCGCGATCGGCGTCGGCGGCATCATCGGTGCCGGGATCTTCTCGCTGGCAGGCGCGGTCGCGAACAAGACCGCGGGTCCCGCCGTGCTGATCTCGTTCCTGATCGCCGGTATCGCCAGTGCCGCGGCGGCGTTCTCGTACGCCGAGTTCGCCGGTCTCATCCCGAGGGCCGGTTCGGCCTACACCTACGGCTACGCCGTGCTCGGCGAGATCGTCGGCTGGTTCATCGGCTGGGACCTGCTCCTCGAATACACCGCGATCGTCGCGGTGGTGGCGATCGGCATCTCCGGCTACTTCAACGACCTGCTCGGCTTCCTCGACATCAAGCTGCCGCTGTGGATGTCCGGCGCGCCGGGGACCGAACCGACCGGCGTCGAATCCGGCTCGTACAAGGTGAACCTGTTCGCGATGCTGCTGTGCCTCCTGATCGCGTTCATCCTCAACCAGGGCATGAAGAACGCGGCCAGGTTCGAAACCGTGCTGGTGTACCTCAAGGTCGCCATCGTGCTGCTGGTGGTCGTGGTGGGCGCGTTCCACATCAACTCCGGCAACTACTCGAACTTCTTCCCGTTCGGGATCAGCGGCGCCTTCACCGGCGCGGCCACCGTGTTCTTCGCGGTGTTCGGCTACGACGCGATGTCCACCGCCGCCGAGGAGTCGAAGGACTCCCAGAAGCACATGCCCAAGGCGATCCTGTACTCGCTCGCCATTTCCATGGTGCTGTACGTGCTCGCGTGCCTCGTGCTCACCGGGATGGTGAACTACACCGAAATCGACTCGGAAAGCGCGTTCTCGAGCGCGTTCCGGTCGGTCGGGCTCGGCTGGCTCGGCCTGATCATCGCGGTCGGCGCGATCCTCGGCATCCTCACCGTGCTGTTCACGTTCATGATGGGCGCGACGCGCGTCGGCTACTCGATGAGCCGCGACGGCCTGCTGCCCAAGTGGTTCTCCGGCACGCACCCGGTGCGCAAGGTGCCGAGCCGGATGACCTGGGTGCTCGGCATCGCCTCCGCGGTGATCGCGGGCGTGCTGCCCATCGCCGAGGCGGCCGAGCTGACCAACATCGGCATCCTGCTGGCGTTCGTCGTGGTGTGCGTCGCGGTGATCGTGCTGCGCTACCGCCGCCCCGACCTGCCGAGGACGTTCCGCTGCCCCGGTATGCCGGTGGTGCCCGCGATCGGCGTGGTGTTCTCGATCTGGCTCATCACGTTCCTCGAACCGGCGACCTGGCTGCGGTTCGCGATCTGGTTCGCCATCGGCATGGTCGTCTACTTCGCCTACGGCAAGCGGAACTCCTTGCTGGCCAAGCAGAACCCCGCCGAGGAAGGCTGA
- a CDS encoding nitronate monooxygenase: protein MFDTLRTPVLIAPMAGGPSTPELVAAAGKAGAGAFLAAGYLKAAALAAQIEQTRELGAESFGVNLFVPGRKSDVDTAAYERVIAAEARRHGAEPGTPSWDDDDYPAKLETVVAHRVPWVSFTFGVPSRSDVDSLHAAGSAVLVTVTGPDEARIAAAIGADALCVQGFEAGGHRGLLTDDAEDPAGGEVYGLLAALRLVRAAVDLPLVAAGGLVHGADVAAVLAGGAAAAQLGTAFLRAAEAGTQPAHRRALVEGGRTTRFTRAFSGRPARGLRNRFLDENSGSAPAAYPQVNNLTRPVRAAAGKAGDAEMLSLWAGQTYELATEGTVAEIVARLGAEARAAAEAASRRLG, encoded by the coding sequence ATGTTCGACACCTTGCGCACGCCGGTTCTGATCGCTCCGATGGCGGGCGGGCCGTCCACGCCCGAGCTGGTGGCCGCGGCCGGGAAGGCGGGCGCCGGTGCCTTCCTCGCCGCCGGGTACCTGAAGGCGGCCGCGCTGGCCGCGCAGATCGAACAGACGAGGGAACTCGGCGCGGAGTCGTTCGGGGTCAACCTCTTCGTTCCCGGCCGGAAGTCCGATGTGGACACCGCTGCGTACGAGCGGGTGATCGCCGCGGAGGCGCGGCGTCACGGTGCCGAGCCCGGCACGCCCTCGTGGGACGACGACGATTACCCGGCGAAGCTGGAAACCGTGGTGGCGCACCGGGTTCCCTGGGTTTCGTTCACCTTCGGCGTGCCGTCGCGGTCCGATGTGGACAGTCTGCACGCCGCGGGCAGCGCGGTGCTGGTGACGGTCACCGGGCCGGACGAGGCGAGGATCGCGGCCGCGATCGGGGCGGATGCCTTGTGCGTACAGGGTTTCGAGGCGGGCGGTCATCGCGGCCTGCTCACCGACGACGCCGAAGACCCGGCGGGTGGCGAAGTCTACGGCCTGCTCGCGGCGCTGCGGCTGGTGCGCGCCGCGGTGGACCTGCCGCTGGTGGCGGCGGGCGGGCTGGTGCACGGCGCGGACGTCGCGGCGGTGCTGGCAGGCGGCGCGGCCGCCGCGCAGCTGGGCACCGCGTTCCTGCGGGCGGCGGAGGCGGGCACCCAGCCGGCGCACCGGCGCGCGCTGGTCGAAGGCGGCCGCACCACGAGGTTCACGCGCGCGTTCAGCGGCCGCCCCGCGCGCGGCCTGCGCAACCGCTTCCTCGACGAGAACTCGGGATCGGCCCCGGCGGCCTACCCCCAGGTGAACAACCTCACCCGGCCGGTGCGCGCGGCGGCGGGCAAGGCGGGCGACGCGGAGATGCTGTCGCTGTGGGCGGGACAGACCTACGAACTGGCGACCGAGGGCACGGTCGCCGAGATCGTGGCCAGGCTCGGCGCCGAAGCGCGGGCGGCCGCGGAAGCGGCCTCCCGGCGCCTCGGGTGA
- a CDS encoding pyridoxamine 5'-phosphate oxidase family protein codes for MAIDLDVVRGLAVAEHGLATIATTRPDGTVHASVVNAGVLDHPVTGKASVAFVARGGTKKLELLRRTANATIVFRRGWSWASVQGGASLIGPDDQDPAFPDGDLPRLLREVFIAATGTHDDWAEYDRVMAAERRVAVFVDPARITGNA; via the coding sequence ATGGCCATCGATCTGGACGTCGTCCGCGGGCTCGCCGTCGCCGAACACGGGCTCGCCACCATCGCCACCACGCGACCGGACGGGACCGTGCACGCCTCCGTGGTCAACGCGGGGGTGCTCGACCACCCCGTCACCGGGAAGGCGAGCGTCGCGTTCGTCGCCCGCGGCGGCACCAAGAAGCTCGAACTCCTGCGCCGCACCGCGAACGCCACCATCGTCTTCCGGCGCGGCTGGTCGTGGGCCTCGGTCCAGGGCGGCGCGAGCCTGATCGGCCCCGACGACCAGGACCCCGCCTTCCCCGACGGAGACCTCCCGCGCCTGCTGCGCGAGGTGTTCATCGCGGCCACCGGCACGCACGACGACTGGGCCGAATACGACCGCGTGATGGCCGCAGAACGCCGGGTCGCCGTGTTCGTCGACCCGGCGCGCAT